One genomic window of Methanomassiliicoccus sp. includes the following:
- a CDS encoding Hsp20/alpha crystallin family protein has translation MVIRKRDIGLVPWGFWGPVSIMREMDRMFDEMGRGFSYVSMTPPGTRMPAVDVRDDEKHYTVEAELPGLSKEDVSLEMDEESLVIKADKETSNEDKAEGYVRRERGRMSFYRQVSLPADVDVTQVSAKMEDGVLRIVLPKKEKAEGSKKKLDIQ, from the coding sequence ATGGTAATCAGAAAGAGGGACATTGGCTTGGTGCCCTGGGGTTTCTGGGGCCCCGTAAGCATAATGAGAGAGATGGACCGGATGTTCGACGAGATGGGCAGGGGATTCTCCTACGTGTCCATGACACCTCCCGGGACACGGATGCCAGCCGTTGATGTTCGCGACGATGAAAAGCACTACACTGTGGAAGCCGAGCTTCCTGGCCTGTCCAAGGAGGATGTCAGCTTGGAGATGGACGAGGAGTCCCTAGTGATCAAGGCGGACAAGGAGACATCCAACGAGGACAAGGCAGAGGGTTATGTACGCCGGGAGAGGGGAAGGATGTCCTTCTACCGCCAGGTCAGCCTGCCCGCCGATGTAGATGTTACCCAGGTGTCCGCTAAGATGGAGGACGGGGTGCTTAGGATCGTGCTTCCTAAGAAAGAGAAGGCCGAAGGCAGCAAGAAGAAACTGGATATCCAGTGA
- a CDS encoding AAA family ATPase, whose translation MQIERVRTYIQNFDENLQGGIPKNQVVLLTGTPGTMKSSVAYSILYYNALEKGIKSVYMTLEQSRENLLQQMTSLGMDDKKAQDYIQILDLGLIRKSLTQLSAKGTWMQVFKMYADNLKQSFDYDILVVDSLDVLEMAAQMEGSRRTELFYLFEWLRNLNVTSFLISETTPDNMFENRFDEGYLADGVISLKLQEIGETDIQRRIRCIKLRSTNHKTGYFSLLFSESKFRATQVITE comes from the coding sequence TTGCAGATCGAGCGCGTGAGGACTTACATTCAGAACTTCGATGAGAACCTCCAGGGCGGGATACCCAAGAACCAGGTTGTCCTTCTCACTGGCACGCCAGGAACCATGAAGTCCTCAGTGGCATACAGCATACTATACTACAATGCGCTGGAGAAAGGGATCAAGTCCGTGTACATGACTCTGGAACAGTCCAGGGAGAACCTGTTGCAACAGATGACCTCCCTAGGCATGGACGACAAGAAGGCACAGGACTACATCCAGATCCTAGACCTTGGTCTCATACGAAAGTCGCTCACACAATTGAGCGCCAAGGGCACATGGATGCAGGTGTTCAAGATGTACGCCGACAACCTCAAGCAGAGCTTCGATTACGATATCCTCGTGGTCGACTCCCTGGACGTCCTGGAGATGGCCGCCCAGATGGAGGGAAGCCGCCGTACCGAGCTGTTCTACCTCTTCGAATGGCTGAGGAACCTTAACGTGACATCGTTCCTGATCTCCGAGACCACCCCCGACAACATGTTCGAGAACCGCTTCGATGAAGGGTACCTCGCCGACGGCGTTATCTCCCTGAAGCTCCAAGAGATCGGGGAAACGGACATTCAGAGACGCATACGATGCATAAAGCTGAGGAGCACCAACCACAAGACCGGCTACTTCTCACTTCTATTCTCTGAGAGCAAGTTCCGAGCCACCCAGGTCATCACCGAGTGA
- a CDS encoding AAA family ATPase: MPKILECARCGAGISHTDSQCWRCGEPLKGNPKAKASSAVGKSPAPGIKDIKDLRPRESSTTNSSLRPLVTGDYNGREKELQDREKELREAMDALEEESKELEAVAMELEKERLSIEASKKRIQEREDELDAMALIVQETAMAAQEYQRTVTSDKEGVQRFKELMAHQAELGEVLEEERARIRRSIERDMADQLSRIAQLEAELKAANATIRESQGLSEPSPIDIKQVLGEITQVLSSQIGAGMAEGQGDHTVRTGIEGLDKLLSGGIPAGSVVLINGPAGSMKTSLAYHILHHSARDKVKSLFLSLEQDRDSLLRQMERLGMPREESLDDLIIVDLVDLRRSMEGQSGDWRNIIQRYVENVMKDCPFQLIALDSLESFISMSEVKFSRIETQDLFDWFRSLGLTTFVISETPMTKLENDGAMELYVADGALELALKEVGDSRIQRWIRCIKMRGANIDPRFHNMMHAGNTFILSLPMMRASPQSGD; this comes from the coding sequence ATGCCCAAGATCTTGGAGTGCGCTAGGTGCGGTGCCGGTATAAGCCACACTGACTCTCAGTGCTGGCGCTGCGGCGAGCCGTTGAAGGGCAACCCCAAGGCCAAGGCCTCATCTGCCGTAGGTAAGAGCCCGGCTCCGGGGATCAAGGACATCAAGGACCTTAGGCCCAGGGAGAGCTCCACCACCAATTCCTCCCTGCGTCCGCTGGTAACGGGCGATTATAACGGGAGGGAGAAGGAGCTCCAGGACCGCGAGAAGGAGCTGCGGGAGGCCATGGATGCCCTGGAAGAGGAGTCCAAGGAGCTGGAGGCCGTGGCCATGGAGCTGGAGAAGGAGCGCCTTTCCATAGAGGCCTCGAAGAAGCGCATCCAAGAGAGAGAGGACGAGCTTGACGCCATGGCCCTGATAGTGCAGGAGACGGCCATGGCGGCACAGGAATACCAGAGGACCGTGACGTCGGACAAGGAAGGGGTCCAGCGGTTCAAGGAGCTGATGGCCCACCAGGCGGAATTGGGAGAGGTCCTGGAGGAGGAGAGGGCCCGCATCCGACGATCGATCGAGAGGGACATGGCAGACCAGCTCAGCCGCATAGCTCAGCTGGAGGCCGAGCTGAAGGCTGCTAACGCCACCATCAGAGAGTCACAGGGACTATCGGAACCGTCCCCCATCGATATCAAACAAGTGTTGGGCGAGATCACCCAGGTCCTGAGCTCCCAGATAGGGGCGGGCATGGCTGAGGGGCAGGGGGACCATACGGTCCGAACAGGCATCGAGGGCCTGGACAAGCTGCTCTCAGGTGGCATCCCCGCTGGAAGCGTCGTACTTATCAACGGTCCCGCGGGGAGCATGAAGACCTCTCTGGCATATCACATCCTACACCACTCCGCACGCGACAAGGTGAAAAGCCTGTTCCTATCGCTGGAACAGGACCGCGATTCCTTGCTCAGACAGATGGAGAGGCTCGGCATGCCGCGCGAGGAGTCCTTGGACGACCTGATAATAGTGGACCTTGTCGATCTCCGCCGGAGTATGGAGGGCCAGAGCGGGGACTGGAGAAACATCATCCAGCGCTACGTAGAGAATGTTATGAAGGACTGCCCCTTCCAGCTTATTGCCCTGGATTCCCTGGAATCGTTCATATCCATGAGCGAGGTCAAGTTCTCCCGTATCGAGACCCAGGACCTGTTCGACTGGTTTCGCTCCCTGGGTTTGACGACCTTCGTAATATCGGAAACCCCCATGACCAAGCTCGAGAACGATGGCGCCATGGAGCTGTACGTTGCCGATGGCGCGTTGGAGCTGGCCCTCAAGGAGGTTGGAGATTCACGCATCCAGAGATGGATTAGATGCATCAAGATGAGGGGGGCCAACATAGACCCCCGATTCCACAACATGATGCACGCAGGCAACACGTTCATTCTGAGCCTGCCCATGATGAGAGCGTCCCCTCAATCCGGGGATTGA
- a CDS encoding AAA family ATPase, with protein MEQTPRLKTSIEGFDRILEGGIPQGHIVLMAGTPGTMKSSLVYYMLYNMAKENGTTCVYVTLEQSRNSLLRQMEKMGMRTEDVKQNLHVLDLGLIRKNLRHAAGGESWMQVFKGYLSSLKNDMNFNVIAIDSLGVLETISDMSNRRTDLFYLFEWLRDLNSTVFMISEVSSDRLFEGAYDEGYLADGIITLKMQVVREVETQRRIRCVKMRETNHDPSYYSLLFSGCRFQVTKAISE; from the coding sequence TTGGAGCAGACACCAAGGCTTAAGACGAGCATCGAAGGCTTCGACAGGATACTGGAGGGGGGCATCCCCCAGGGGCACATCGTTCTCATGGCCGGTACTCCCGGTACCATGAAATCCTCCCTTGTGTACTATATGCTCTACAACATGGCCAAGGAGAACGGGACCACCTGCGTCTACGTGACCTTGGAGCAGTCCCGAAATTCCCTGTTGCGTCAGATGGAAAAGATGGGCATGCGCACTGAGGACGTCAAGCAGAACCTGCACGTCCTGGACCTGGGCCTGATACGCAAGAACCTCAGGCACGCAGCGGGCGGAGAGTCCTGGATGCAGGTCTTCAAAGGATACCTCAGCTCCCTGAAGAACGACATGAACTTCAATGTCATCGCCATCGACTCCCTAGGAGTGTTGGAGACCATTTCAGATATGAGCAACCGGCGTACCGACCTGTTCTACCTGTTCGAGTGGCTGAGGGACCTCAACTCCACCGTCTTCATGATCTCCGAGGTCTCCTCGGACCGGCTCTTCGAGGGAGCATACGACGAAGGGTACCTTGCTGACGGGATAATCACGCTGAAGATGCAGGTGGTGCGGGAGGTGGAAACGCAGAGAAGGATACGCTGCGTGAAGATGAGGGAGACCAACCATGACCCCTCCTACTACTCCCTCTTATTCTCCGGATGCCGGTTCCAGGTTACCAAGGCTATAAGTGAGTAA
- a CDS encoding anaerobic ribonucleoside-triphosphate reductase activating protein — protein sequence MRIVGFIKTSLLDWDGHVVSSIYLPGCNFLCPFCHNQDLVLNPGSFDEIPFQVIADYVRSHSEFLDGVVVTGGEPTMHKDLPQLLQQIKELGVKVKLDTNGTNPRMLRDLIDAGLVDYVAMDLKAPLNEKYDELAGVKVDLENIKRSIEILEISGIDHEFRTTVVPILLTAHDVESMAAYIGGTKRYALQQFRPGNTLDPSLKVVKPYSGAALKGMAETAGLYVRKVIIRGDI from the coding sequence ATGAGGATCGTCGGTTTCATCAAGACCTCCCTTTTGGACTGGGATGGTCATGTGGTGTCGTCCATCTATCTACCAGGGTGCAATTTTCTATGCCCCTTCTGCCATAATCAGGACTTGGTGCTGAACCCTGGCTCCTTCGACGAGATCCCTTTTCAGGTCATCGCCGATTACGTTCGCTCCCACTCCGAGTTCCTTGACGGGGTGGTGGTGACAGGCGGCGAGCCGACGATGCACAAGGACCTTCCACAGCTGCTCCAGCAGATCAAGGAACTGGGGGTCAAGGTGAAACTGGACACCAATGGCACGAATCCTAGGATGCTTCGCGATCTCATCGATGCCGGCCTAGTGGACTATGTTGCCATGGACCTCAAGGCACCTCTCAACGAGAAGTATGATGAGCTTGCCGGGGTCAAGGTAGATCTGGAGAACATCAAGCGCTCCATCGAGATCCTCGAGATATCAGGGATCGATCACGAGTTCCGCACCACCGTCGTACCCATCCTGCTGACCGCGCATGACGTGGAGTCAATGGCCGCATACATCGGAGGCACCAAGAGATATGCGCTCCAGCAGTTCCGTCCGGGCAACACCCTGGACCCTAGCCTGAAGGTCGTGAAACCATACTCAGGAGCAGCCCTCAAGGGAATGGCCGAGACCGCTGGCCTTTACGTACGCAAGGTCATCATCCGCGGTGATATCTAA
- a CDS encoding hydrogenase iron-sulfur subunit, whose product MEPWQPRVVAFCCNWCAYAGADLAGVSRRQYSPSVRIVRVMCSSRIDAGLILQCFEKGADGVMVLGCHPGDCHYISGNQREEMRVQEVWELLDLLGIGRERLVLKWISAAEGELFGSTVDSFVTLLQSKGPVGRVTDGP is encoded by the coding sequence GTGGAGCCCTGGCAGCCGAGAGTGGTGGCGTTCTGCTGCAACTGGTGCGCCTATGCCGGGGCTGACCTGGCAGGTGTGTCCCGTAGGCAGTACTCTCCCAGCGTGAGGATCGTGAGGGTGATGTGCTCCAGCCGTATCGATGCCGGGCTAATACTACAGTGCTTCGAGAAAGGTGCCGACGGAGTGATGGTCCTGGGCTGCCACCCCGGAGATTGCCACTACATATCCGGCAACCAACGGGAAGAGATGCGGGTACAGGAGGTATGGGAACTGCTCGATCTCCTGGGGATCGGAAGGGAGAGGCTGGTGCTGAAGTGGATCTCCGCGGCCGAGGGTGAGCTCTTCGGCTCCACCGTGGACAGCTTCGTCACTTTGCTCCAGAGCAAAGGCCCGGTGGGGAGGGTAACGGATGGACCGTGA
- a CDS encoding (Fe-S)-binding protein produces the protein MDRDDIFRKFHAEACIGCGRCTYACVAAQRYDGFSPRTVAERGLSGRGGEKVTQLWSCTSCGACTQVCNVGVDFPQLIRGLRSLARRDEVPMAAHHGVLTAVGRLTSSPTLRPRSANWVTPDLQTDPHSHTMLFVGCVPYFDVALRYIRDDLLDIPRAAVRLLNAMGVRPRLDPSERCCGHDAYWAGDDALFERLARENWQTARDAGVEEIVTFCPECASVWRDLYPQVIGDTGIRVRTMAEVLAEAIAVGKLELVAGEDVVTYHDPCRLSKGAGIVDQPRKVLRSLSELREMPRSGLLSACCGTSGWVDCDHTAKRVQVERLQEAAATGSEVLVTACPKCLVHLSCADRHHASELSSRVRIEDICVLTARRLHREPVSSTKE, from the coding sequence ATGGACCGTGACGATATCTTCCGCAAGTTCCACGCTGAGGCCTGCATCGGCTGCGGCCGGTGCACATATGCCTGTGTGGCCGCCCAGCGCTACGACGGCTTCTCTCCTCGAACAGTGGCCGAGCGGGGACTTAGCGGACGGGGCGGTGAAAAGGTCACGCAGCTGTGGTCGTGTACCTCCTGCGGAGCGTGCACCCAGGTCTGCAACGTGGGAGTGGACTTCCCGCAGCTGATCCGCGGCCTGCGGTCCTTGGCGAGAAGGGACGAGGTTCCCATGGCCGCGCACCATGGAGTGCTCACCGCCGTGGGGAGGCTGACGTCCTCCCCCACCCTGCGTCCCCGGTCCGCCAATTGGGTCACTCCCGACCTGCAGACGGACCCCCACTCCCATACCATGCTGTTCGTCGGCTGCGTGCCCTATTTCGATGTCGCTCTGCGCTACATCCGAGATGATCTCCTGGATATACCGCGAGCGGCGGTCCGGCTGCTTAACGCAATGGGTGTGCGACCGAGGCTGGACCCCTCGGAGCGATGCTGTGGACATGATGCTTACTGGGCCGGTGATGATGCGCTGTTCGAGAGGCTGGCCCGTGAGAACTGGCAGACTGCAAGGGATGCCGGGGTGGAAGAGATCGTGACGTTCTGTCCCGAGTGCGCGTCCGTGTGGCGTGACCTGTACCCTCAGGTGATCGGGGACACCGGCATCAGGGTCAGGACCATGGCCGAGGTGCTCGCCGAGGCCATCGCCGTAGGAAAGCTAGAGCTCGTGGCCGGGGAGGATGTGGTGACATATCATGACCCCTGCAGGCTCTCCAAGGGGGCGGGGATCGTGGATCAGCCGCGCAAGGTCCTGCGTTCCCTGAGCGAACTAAGGGAGATGCCCCGCAGCGGCCTCCTGAGCGCCTGCTGCGGCACCTCGGGGTGGGTCGATTGCGATCATACCGCGAAGAGGGTCCAGGTGGAGCGACTGCAGGAGGCCGCGGCCACAGGGTCTGAGGTTCTTGTCACCGCTTGCCCCAAGTGCCTCGTGCACCTCTCCTGCGCCGACAGGCACCATGCCTCAGAGCTTTCCAGCAGGGTGCGCATCGAGGACATTTGCGTACTTACGGCCCGCCGCCTTCACAGAGAGCCGGTCTCATCCACCAAGGAGTAA
- a CDS encoding zinc ribbon domain-containing protein has product MPYCQKCGNKLEDEERFCPQCGQDSYVPLTGFYRPPVHTVFPPVPPPTEIVQQVMMVAPSKARFPLGIISGMVGGIVGLNLAIFILWIASIGDALGGDSTEVYRAASLIVLFSVVGLAGCFLERYKMAGGILMWVAAVGLYLFLNWIGWISVISFALGGALMVWESRRESREENQMVLAGTTPSPASPSVAPPATSNEGAPPSEEVETRSSDDEYDELPRRKWSKEEWKDNIIAAAAIILILAGALLAAWYFYIR; this is encoded by the coding sequence ATGCCTTACTGTCAGAAGTGCGGTAACAAGCTCGAAGACGAGGAGAGATTCTGTCCGCAATGCGGCCAGGACTCGTACGTCCCCCTGACCGGATTTTACCGGCCACCGGTACATACTGTGTTCCCGCCCGTGCCCCCGCCAACGGAGATCGTTCAGCAGGTGATGATGGTGGCCCCTTCCAAGGCCAGGTTTCCCCTGGGCATCATCTCTGGCATGGTAGGAGGCATCGTGGGACTGAACCTCGCCATCTTCATATTGTGGATAGCGAGCATCGGTGACGCCCTGGGAGGGGACAGCACCGAGGTCTATAGGGCGGCATCCCTCATCGTTCTGTTCTCCGTCGTTGGTCTGGCCGGGTGCTTCCTGGAGCGCTACAAGATGGCCGGAGGTATATTGATGTGGGTAGCCGCCGTCGGCCTTTACCTCTTCCTGAACTGGATCGGCTGGATCTCGGTCATCTCGTTCGCGCTAGGCGGAGCGTTGATGGTTTGGGAGTCTAGAAGGGAGTCCAGGGAGGAGAATCAAATGGTGCTGGCGGGAACGACACCGTCACCAGCTTCCCCGTCGGTAGCTCCTCCCGCAACCTCGAACGAGGGGGCTCCACCTTCGGAGGAGGTGGAGACGAGGTCCTCTGATGACGAATACGATGAGCTTCCCAGGAGGAAATGGAGCAAGGAGGAATGGAAGGATAACATCATCGCCGCTGCGGCGATAATCCTTATCTTGGCGGGTGCACTGCTCGCAGCCTGGTATTTTTACATTAGATGA
- the nadC gene encoding carboxylating nicotinate-nucleotide diphosphorylase, whose product MDGIERFLREDIGQGDITTEALIGALPGMARIVARESCTIAGLEEAKAVFHALGLRTAARVDDGDIVPAGTEVLHIEGDLRSILTGERVALNLLMRMSGIATATRQVLAVCRERNPAIIVAATRKTTPGFRHYEKKAVMLGGGDPHRYRLDDAILIKDNHLAVVGSISEAVARARKYSFTKKVEVEVVNMEGAREAAAAGADIVLLDNMSPGEAAECAAAIKAIDSRVIVEASGGITMESAPLYAVGVDVISLGWLTHSSRAVDLSLDITGTGERS is encoded by the coding sequence ATGGACGGGATCGAACGGTTCCTCCGCGAGGACATCGGCCAGGGAGACATCACCACAGAGGCGCTCATAGGTGCCCTGCCAGGCATGGCCCGAATCGTGGCCAGGGAAAGCTGTACGATAGCTGGACTGGAGGAGGCGAAGGCCGTCTTCCATGCCCTGGGGCTGAGGACCGCGGCACGCGTCGATGATGGGGACATCGTTCCCGCGGGCACGGAGGTACTGCACATCGAGGGTGACCTGCGCTCCATACTCACCGGCGAGAGGGTGGCCCTCAACCTCCTTATGCGCATGTCCGGGATAGCCACGGCCACCAGGCAGGTTCTGGCGGTATGCCGGGAGCGCAACCCCGCGATCATAGTGGCGGCCACGCGGAAGACCACCCCCGGCTTCCGTCACTATGAGAAGAAGGCGGTCATGCTCGGGGGCGGGGACCCCCACAGGTATCGCCTCGACGATGCTATCCTCATCAAGGATAACCACCTGGCAGTGGTCGGTAGCATCTCCGAGGCCGTGGCCAGGGCCAGGAAGTACTCATTCACCAAGAAGGTGGAGGTGGAGGTCGTGAACATGGAGGGCGCACGGGAGGCCGCGGCCGCCGGGGCGGACATAGTGCTTCTGGACAATATGTCCCCGGGGGAGGCCGCGGAATGCGCCGCCGCCATCAAGGCCATTGACAGCAGGGTCATCGTAGAGGCCTCGGGAGGGATCACTATGGAGAGCGCGCCCCTGTACGCCGTGGGCGTGGACGTGATATCATTGGGCTGGCTGACCCACTCCTCACGGGCGGTGGACCTTTCATTGGACATCACGGGGACGGGAGAGCGATCTTAG
- a CDS encoding MBL fold metallo-hydrolase — translation MNIKFLGGADVVGRMGMLLQNKGANLLFEYGMTASKPPTYPLPAPYVDMAFLTHSHLDHCGMLPWLCGKYDTEVVATPTTVDVAELLVRDSLKIADIEGYPKPYNEQDIKTMMHNFTPMTYGEVMDVGGFEVGLHPAGHLPGAAMFEIKGEQTTVFTGDLHTYNMQLVWGAHPVKCDNLIIEGTYSGRLHPDRLKTEYELIEKVKAVVERGGKAILPCFAVGRTQEIMLILKDLKYNMWVDGMGKTINRMYLDRPEYIRSEKALKAAKRKFHEVRTPQDRQRARREAQVIVTTGGMLDGGPVLTYLDDVKNDPKSAVLMTGYQVEESNGWRLLREGMINVQRSKEEMPLPVGIKCEVKKYDLSAHADQGELLSFIKACNPDRVIIMHSDDREPMAEAIRQENIKVLLPSANEDVEL, via the coding sequence ATGAACATCAAATTCTTAGGAGGCGCCGACGTGGTCGGCAGGATGGGGATGCTGTTGCAGAACAAGGGTGCGAACCTCCTCTTCGAATATGGCATGACCGCGTCCAAACCCCCAACATATCCCTTGCCTGCCCCATATGTGGACATGGCGTTCCTGACACACAGTCACCTTGACCACTGTGGGATGCTGCCGTGGCTCTGCGGCAAGTACGACACCGAGGTAGTGGCCACCCCCACCACCGTGGACGTCGCCGAGCTGCTGGTGCGCGATTCCCTGAAGATCGCGGACATCGAGGGATACCCCAAGCCATACAATGAGCAGGACATCAAGACAATGATGCATAACTTCACACCCATGACCTACGGCGAGGTCATGGACGTGGGAGGCTTCGAGGTCGGTCTGCACCCCGCAGGCCATCTGCCTGGAGCGGCCATGTTCGAGATCAAGGGGGAGCAGACCACCGTGTTCACAGGGGACCTGCACACCTACAACATGCAGTTGGTATGGGGGGCACACCCTGTCAAGTGCGACAACCTCATCATCGAGGGCACCTACTCTGGCAGGCTCCACCCGGACCGGCTCAAGACAGAGTACGAGCTGATCGAGAAGGTTAAGGCCGTCGTGGAGCGGGGAGGAAAGGCCATCCTGCCCTGCTTCGCCGTGGGCAGGACCCAGGAGATCATGCTAATCCTAAAGGACCTGAAGTACAACATGTGGGTCGATGGGATGGGGAAGACGATCAACCGCATGTACCTGGACCGGCCTGAGTACATCCGCTCGGAGAAGGCATTGAAGGCCGCGAAGCGGAAGTTCCACGAGGTCCGCACGCCTCAGGACCGACAACGGGCCCGACGCGAGGCCCAGGTGATCGTCACGACCGGCGGGATGCTCGACGGAGGTCCGGTGCTGACCTACCTGGACGATGTCAAGAACGATCCCAAGAGCGCCGTGCTGATGACCGGTTACCAGGTCGAGGAATCCAACGGCTGGCGCCTCCTGCGGGAGGGGATGATAAACGTCCAGAGGAGCAAGGAGGAGATGCCCCTACCGGTGGGCATCAAGTGCGAGGTCAAGAAGTACGATCTCAGCGCCCATGCCGACCAAGGGGAGCTGCTCTCCTTCATCAAGGCCTGCAATCCTGATCGTGTCATCATCATGCACTCTGACGACCGCGAGCCCATGGCCGAGGCCATACGCCAGGAGAACATCAAGGTCCTCCTGCCCTCGGCTAACGAAGATGTCGAGCTGTGA
- a CDS encoding YjbQ family protein: protein MGNFRKVLKLRTSAEGDIIDLTEDLSSAIRSSQFNEGIACVFIAHSTAGLFTIENEDGLRHDMREALQRLFPKELEYEHHLRWGDGNGHSHIRSAFLGTSLSVPFHEGVPDLGTWQQVVLMELDNRGRDRKVIIQIIGDP from the coding sequence ATGGGTAACTTCAGGAAGGTCCTTAAGTTGAGGACCTCGGCGGAGGGAGATATCATCGACCTCACCGAGGATTTGAGCTCAGCGATACGCTCATCACAGTTCAATGAAGGCATAGCCTGCGTATTCATAGCACATTCAACCGCTGGCCTGTTCACGATCGAGAATGAGGACGGGCTCCGGCATGACATGAGGGAAGCTCTTCAGCGCCTTTTCCCAAAGGAGTTGGAGTATGAACATCACCTCCGGTGGGGTGACGGTAATGGGCACTCCCACATTCGGTCGGCCTTCCTGGGCACCTCCTTGAGCGTGCCCTTTCACGAGGGGGTCCCTGACCTGGGAACCTGGCAACAGGTCGTCCTCATGGAGCTGGACAACCGCGGTCGAGACAGAAAGGTGATAATCCAGATCATAGGAGATCCTTAG
- a CDS encoding transcription factor S produces the protein MFCPKCGGLLRAKEGCKGEFVCPNPKCEFEQSAKDLSKTAHAKTIMGKNKKEVEDCPVVDGIEGTMPKTNVPCPKCNHNEAYWYLRQTRKSDEPETTFLSCCKCGYRWRKY, from the coding sequence ATGTTCTGTCCAAAGTGCGGTGGTCTGCTTAGAGCCAAAGAAGGCTGTAAGGGAGAGTTCGTGTGTCCCAACCCCAAGTGCGAGTTCGAGCAGAGCGCCAAGGACCTGAGTAAGACGGCCCACGCCAAGACGATCATGGGTAAGAACAAGAAGGAGGTCGAGGACTGTCCCGTTGTCGATGGTATCGAGGGAACGATGCCTAAGACCAACGTGCCTTGCCCCAAGTGCAACCACAACGAAGCCTACTGGTACCTACGTCAGACCAGGAAGTCCGACGAGCCTGAGACCACCTTCCTCAGCTGCTGCAAGTGCGGTTACCGCTGGCGGAAGTACTGA
- the pcn gene encoding proliferating cell nuclear antigen (pcna), translating to MFHAKIKSETLKGVVDVVSTLVDEAKFNIFSDGIELKAVDPAHVAMVDMKVERSAFEEFSADETELGIDLDKIKEVLRLSRAGDIIEMEQDEAKNRLVLHVGNITRRMNLVDTAGMSDPKVPNLNLPAKLVVTSDELQKGIRAAESVSDHIALNATPEGFEMYSEGDTDSVSLKLPKDLLISLEVTEKVKSLFPLDYFSNMVRSIPAGSVVTINLGSDFPVKLEFEIADKRGNVNYLLAPRIESD from the coding sequence ATGTTTCATGCTAAGATCAAGTCAGAGACCTTGAAAGGCGTCGTCGATGTGGTCTCCACGCTCGTGGACGAGGCCAAGTTCAACATTTTTTCCGATGGTATCGAGCTCAAGGCGGTCGACCCGGCCCACGTGGCCATGGTAGATATGAAGGTGGAGAGGTCCGCGTTCGAGGAGTTCTCCGCTGACGAGACCGAGCTGGGCATCGATCTGGATAAGATCAAGGAGGTCCTCCGCCTGTCCCGGGCCGGCGACATCATCGAGATGGAGCAGGATGAGGCCAAGAACCGCTTGGTGCTCCATGTGGGCAACATCACCAGGAGGATGAACCTGGTGGACACGGCGGGCATGAGCGATCCCAAGGTACCGAACCTTAACCTCCCGGCCAAGCTCGTGGTGACGTCCGATGAGCTGCAGAAGGGAATAAGGGCCGCGGAATCCGTGTCCGATCACATTGCCCTCAACGCCACCCCCGAAGGTTTCGAGATGTACTCCGAAGGGGATACCGACTCGGTGAGCCTAAAGCTCCCCAAGGACCTGTTGATCTCCCTGGAGGTAACGGAAAAGGTGAAGAGCCTGTTCCCCCTCGACTACTTCTCCAACATGGTGCGCTCCATCCCCGCCGGTTCTGTGGTCACCATAAACCTGGGGAGCGACTTCCCGGTGAAGCTGGAGTTCGAGATCGCGGACAAGCGCGGCAACGTGAACTACCTGTTAGCTCCTCGGATCGAGAGCGATTAA